In the genome of Enterococcus hirae ATCC 9790, one region contains:
- a CDS encoding tyrosine-type recombinase/integrase codes for MASIKKYYLKKSKEYRYEVYISNGIDPGTKLQKKIHKKGFKSHEEAERFAKIVEGEIASEEYIQNNPKKLTIEKFMDDWINNYKMNVKEGTRIVHRANIKMYINPYIGKYKLDKYTRADHQRFINQLLTKKGLGRTKEGLSVTTAKSINATLSNAFKKAIQLGYIKNNPTSFVEFPRNISDKKKVKYYTFDQSELFLEFAKKEKSFIWYPFFLIIFDQGLRKSEALGLQWADIDFSQNTLNINRERLGAAEKGPNKGLIITDDTKTPSGTRSLPMTKRVKKALLTLRNQVIKKFGFLPETDDHEAFIFINTYGKNKGIPIRDRTVNGASHRIEKRANLPHITVHDGRHTFAARTRQAGIPLEDIKDFLGHKDVSTTQVYAHISPEVKKRSMNQLENYIEEQIKKHSN; via the coding sequence GTGGCCTCCATTAAAAAATATTACTTAAAGAAATCAAAAGAATATCGTTATGAAGTATATATATCAAATGGAATTGATCCTGGTACTAAGTTACAGAAAAAGATTCATAAAAAAGGGTTTAAAAGTCATGAAGAAGCAGAAAGATTCGCAAAAATTGTCGAAGGCGAAATAGCTTCTGAAGAATATATACAAAATAATCCTAAGAAATTAACTATAGAAAAATTCATGGACGATTGGATTAATAACTATAAAATGAATGTTAAAGAAGGAACAAGAATAGTTCATAGGGCAAATATAAAAATGTACATCAATCCATATATTGGAAAATATAAACTAGATAAATATACTAGAGCTGATCATCAAAGATTCATCAATCAGTTACTTACTAAAAAGGGTTTAGGTAGAACTAAGGAAGGTCTCTCAGTAACAACAGCCAAAAGTATCAATGCCACTCTTAGCAATGCTTTCAAAAAAGCTATTCAGTTAGGATATATAAAGAATAACCCTACTAGTTTTGTTGAGTTTCCAAGAAATATATCTGATAAAAAGAAAGTTAAATATTATACTTTTGATCAATCTGAACTATTTCTCGAATTTGCCAAAAAAGAGAAATCATTTATATGGTATCCCTTTTTTCTTATTATATTTGATCAAGGATTGCGAAAATCAGAAGCTTTAGGGCTACAATGGGCTGATATTGATTTTTCTCAGAATACACTTAATATCAATCGTGAACGACTTGGGGCTGCTGAAAAAGGACCTAACAAAGGTTTAATTATTACAGATGACACAAAAACCCCATCTGGTACACGATCATTGCCTATGACAAAACGAGTAAAGAAAGCCTTATTGACTTTAAGAAATCAAGTAATAAAAAAATTTGGTTTTTTACCCGAAACAGATGACCACGAAGCATTTATTTTTATAAATACTTACGGTAAAAATAAAGGTATTCCAATAAGAGATCGAACCGTTAACGGTGCTTCTCATAGAATTGAAAAACGTGCCAATCTCCCCCACATAACTGTGCATGATGGTAGACATACTTTTGCAGCTAGAACGAGACAAGCAGGAATACCTTTAGAAGATATCAAAGATTTTTTAGGACATAAAGATGTTTCTACTACACAAGTCTATGCCCATATTTCTCCCGAAGTGAAAAAAAGATCAATGAACCAATTAGAAAACTATATAGAAGAGCAAATAAAAAAGCACTCAAATTGA
- a CDS encoding helix-turn-helix domain-containing protein produces MYQVNLELIKERRKTKGYSLKKMSDLMGFNDKAKYYRRETGEYNFKPEELPYLAKLLDIPLAKIFTHKVSKIETFDKERRNTK; encoded by the coding sequence ATGTATCAAGTAAATCTTGAACTAATAAAAGAGCGACGTAAAACAAAAGGTTACTCTTTAAAAAAAATGTCTGATCTCATGGGTTTTAATGATAAGGCGAAATATTATAGAAGAGAAACTGGCGAATATAATTTTAAACCAGAAGAACTTCCTTATTTAGCAAAGCTATTGGATATCCCATTAGCAAAAATTTTTACCCATAAAGTATCTAAAATCGAAACTTTCGACAAAGAAAGGAGAAACACCAAATGA
- a CDS encoding TIGR02391 family protein, with amino-acid sequence MSKPIDNALIEEISIILADVLTGSKITTIFQYLNFKDFDQINNLPTTSTKWRRLNETISYHCSVSKNAKPLFKVTQYVMQPQKFIDKPELWKSTLKAINSKLIFYGFELNDSGKIIPSVRVDSFSEAQKRLLSFQDKLSDYDIHEQTMFYCKEEFLKENYFHAIFEASKGLLNRVRSISELTEDGSLLIDKAFILKRPVILIKNNMLSTLTEKSEYNGLKSLLNTIVYLYRNPQAHEPKLYNPKSETDAITAFTLISLAHRILDNCINVRDISSS; translated from the coding sequence TTGTCTAAACCAATTGATAATGCACTGATTGAGGAAATTTCTATAATTTTAGCCGATGTACTCACAGGATCAAAAATTACTACAATATTTCAATATTTGAATTTTAAAGATTTTGATCAAATTAATAACTTGCCTACTACTTCTACAAAATGGCGGAGATTAAACGAAACTATCTCCTATCATTGTTCAGTTTCAAAAAACGCTAAACCTTTGTTTAAAGTTACTCAATACGTCATGCAGCCACAAAAATTTATAGATAAGCCAGAATTATGGAAGTCTACTCTTAAAGCAATAAATTCAAAATTAATTTTCTATGGATTTGAATTAAATGATTCTGGAAAAATAATTCCCTCAGTAAGAGTTGATTCATTTTCAGAAGCTCAGAAACGTCTACTTTCGTTTCAAGACAAACTATCTGATTATGATATACATGAGCAAACCATGTTCTATTGCAAAGAAGAATTTCTAAAAGAAAATTATTTTCATGCAATATTTGAAGCTAGTAAAGGTTTATTAAATAGAGTACGTTCTATCTCAGAACTCACAGAAGATGGATCATTATTGATTGATAAAGCGTTTATTCTTAAAAGGCCAGTAATTCTGATTAAAAATAATATGCTGTCTACACTTACGGAAAAGAGCGAATACAACGGATTAAAAAGCTTATTAAATACAATTGTTTATTTATATAGAAATCCTCAAGCCCATGAACCAAAACTTTACAATCCAAAATCAGAAACAGATGCAATTACTGCTTTCACACTTATTTCACTTGCCCATCGTATTTTGGATAATTGCATCAATGTCCGTGATATATCTAGTAGTTAA
- a CDS encoding SHOCT domain-containing protein — protein MLKETSKEQINIIAENQVFSPADELRKYKELLDDGIITQEEFETKKNILLNL, from the coding sequence ATGTTAAAAGAAACCTCTAAAGAACAAATAAATATTATAGCAGAAAATCAAGTATTTTCTCCTGCTGATGAGTTAAGAAAATATAAAGAACTTTTAGACGACGGAATAATCACTCAAGAAGAGTTTGAAACTAAGAAAAATATATTGTTAAATTTATAG
- a CDS encoding NAD(P)/FAD-dependent oxidoreductase: METTYDVIVVGAGTSGMMAAISAAEYGAKVLLIEKNKKAGKKLLMTGGGRCNVTNNRPVDDLIAHIPGNGKFLYSTFSQWNNFDIMEFFESQGVHLKEEDHGRMFPVTNKSKTIIEALIHRLNELNVTMLFGTRVEKLVHSDGKIYGVRTEFEEFQSSCVVLTTGGRTYPSTGSTGDGYKIVKKVGHTVTPLYATESPLVSEETFIKDKTLQGLSLQDISLSVLNKKGKVITEHVMDLLFTHFGISGPAALRCSSFINQELQTTGEPVTVVLDCFPNRSLQELINELTAKSQQSKKTLSNAWHGFLPERLLLFFLEKSGLTEQTGSQTTEKEIQQFAELCKNFSFKITKTFAIEKSFVTGGGVSLKEINPKTLESKLVNGLFFAGELLDVNGYTGGFNITAAFATGHVAGMNAAFLS, encoded by the coding sequence ATGGAAACAACCTATGATGTGATTGTAGTCGGTGCTGGAACTAGTGGTATGATGGCTGCAATTAGTGCGGCTGAATATGGCGCAAAGGTTCTCTTAATTGAAAAAAATAAAAAAGCTGGAAAAAAATTATTAATGACAGGTGGCGGAAGATGTAATGTCACGAATAACCGTCCAGTTGATGATTTGATTGCTCATATTCCTGGAAATGGCAAATTTTTATACAGTACATTTTCCCAATGGAATAATTTTGATATCATGGAATTTTTCGAATCTCAAGGTGTTCATCTAAAAGAAGAAGATCATGGTCGGATGTTCCCTGTGACGAATAAGTCAAAAACGATTATCGAAGCCTTGATCCATCGTTTAAATGAATTAAATGTTACGATGCTCTTTGGCACCCGAGTCGAAAAATTAGTGCATAGCGACGGAAAAATCTATGGCGTACGAACGGAATTTGAAGAATTTCAATCCTCTTGTGTCGTATTAACTACTGGGGGGCGAACCTATCCGTCGACTGGTTCTACAGGTGATGGCTATAAAATCGTTAAAAAAGTCGGTCACACTGTCACTCCCTTGTATGCAACAGAATCTCCACTGGTTTCTGAAGAAACTTTTATCAAGGATAAAACCTTGCAAGGATTATCTTTACAAGATATTTCTTTAAGCGTATTAAACAAGAAAGGTAAAGTCATCACCGAACATGTTATGGACTTGCTTTTCACGCATTTTGGGATTTCTGGACCTGCGGCATTGAGATGTTCAAGTTTCATCAATCAAGAGTTGCAAACGACTGGAGAACCTGTCACGGTCGTCTTAGACTGTTTTCCGAATCGTTCGCTTCAAGAATTGATCAACGAATTGACTGCTAAAAGCCAACAATCGAAGAAAACATTGAGTAATGCTTGGCATGGCTTTTTACCTGAACGCTTGCTTCTCTTTTTCCTTGAAAAAAGTGGATTAACGGAACAAACTGGTAGTCAAACGACAGAAAAAGAGATCCAACAATTTGCGGAGCTTTGCAAAAATTTTTCTTTCAAAATAACCAAAACTTTTGCCATCGAAAAGTCTTTTGTGACTGGTGGTGGCGTTTCACTAAAAGAGATCAATCCAAAAACATTAGAAAGCAAATTGGTCAATGGATTATTTTTTGCTGGTGAATTGCTAGATGTTAATGGATATACTGGTGGGTTCAATATTACTGCGGCTTTTGCAACTGGACATGTAGCAGGAATGAATGCCGCTTTTCTTAGCTAA
- a CDS encoding ImmA/IrrE family metallo-endopeptidase gives MEMDVISLVGRLKQKYNSANPFTICEKMDIQIRYVPFLNNPKGQFQELLGRSIILLNHELKYSEERFYICAHELGHAIFHRGLSSYYVSTRTSRSKSESEANCFAANLIVSLYKEDNDKYPRKVEELTNLYGLPESVYRFLI, from the coding sequence ATGGAGATGGACGTAATTAGTCTAGTCGGTAGACTAAAACAAAAATATAATTCTGCTAATCCCTTTACTATTTGTGAAAAAATGGATATTCAAATTAGATACGTTCCCTTTTTGAATAACCCAAAGGGGCAATTTCAAGAATTATTAGGACGCTCAATTATTCTTCTAAATCACGAACTGAAGTATTCTGAAGAACGGTTCTATATTTGCGCTCACGAACTTGGTCACGCTATATTTCATCGTGGGTTATCTAGCTATTATGTATCCACACGAACATCCAGAAGCAAATCAGAAAGCGAAGCGAATTGCTTTGCCGCTAATCTCATTGTTTCTCTTTATAAAGAAGACAACGATAAATACCCTAGAAAAGTCGAGGAATTAACAAATTTGTATGGGCTTCCTGAAAGCGTGTATAGATTTTTAATTTAA
- the gdhA gene encoding NADP-specific glutamate dehydrogenase, giving the protein MTNATEYVQRIQNNIHQKDTGQVEFLQAIDEFMPSATQFLEKHPEYIKRNILGLLSEPERIIQFRVPWQDGEGNWQVNRGYRIQYNSAIGPYKGGLRFHPSVNLSILKFLAFEQIFKNSLTGLPIGGGKGGSDFDPKGKSDDEIMRFCQSFMLELSKHIGPSIDVPAGDIGVGAREIGYLFGEYKRLKQYDAGVLTGKPLDFWGSKIRTEATGYGLVYYVKHLLQAEKDSFEGKTVMVSGSGNVAIYAIEKVQELGGKVITCSDSSGFIYDPEGIDLALLKEVKEEKRERLTAYAEKRDSAVYHAGQSVWTLKETADIALPCATQNEIDETLANNLVECGVKIIAEGANMPCTLEAVNVFEKANVWYCPGKAANAGGVAVSALEMSQNAQRLSWESEQVDRQLDEIMKNIYQTCRQTAAAYGNEKNLLLGANVAGFEKVAKVMYAQGLV; this is encoded by the coding sequence ATGACAAACGCAACAGAATACGTCCAACGAATTCAAAATAATATTCATCAAAAAGACACAGGACAAGTCGAATTTTTACAAGCCATTGATGAATTTATGCCTTCAGCTACTCAATTTTTAGAAAAACATCCTGAATACATCAAACGAAATATTTTAGGATTGTTATCAGAACCAGAAAGAATCATTCAATTTCGCGTGCCGTGGCAAGATGGCGAAGGAAACTGGCAAGTCAATCGTGGATACCGCATTCAGTACAATTCAGCAATCGGCCCTTATAAAGGTGGGTTGAGATTCCATCCGAGTGTGAATTTAAGTATTCTTAAATTTCTAGCTTTTGAACAAATTTTCAAAAATAGTCTAACTGGTCTACCAATTGGTGGAGGAAAAGGCGGAAGTGACTTTGATCCAAAAGGAAAATCAGACGATGAAATCATGCGTTTTTGTCAAAGTTTCATGCTGGAGCTATCCAAGCATATCGGTCCATCCATCGATGTACCTGCTGGAGATATTGGAGTCGGTGCCAGAGAAATCGGTTATTTGTTTGGAGAATATAAACGATTAAAACAATATGATGCCGGTGTCCTTACTGGAAAACCATTAGATTTTTGGGGAAGTAAGATTCGTACGGAAGCAACTGGATACGGATTGGTTTATTATGTCAAACATCTTTTACAAGCAGAAAAAGACTCTTTTGAAGGAAAAACAGTTATGGTATCTGGTAGCGGAAACGTTGCAATCTATGCCATTGAAAAAGTTCAAGAATTAGGTGGGAAAGTCATCACATGTTCTGATTCCAGTGGGTTTATCTATGATCCAGAAGGAATCGACCTGGCACTATTAAAAGAAGTCAAAGAAGAAAAAAGGGAACGGTTGACCGCTTATGCAGAAAAACGTGATTCTGCTGTCTATCATGCTGGTCAATCTGTCTGGACTTTGAAAGAAACTGCAGATATCGCGCTTCCTTGCGCTACTCAAAACGAGATAGACGAAACGCTGGCTAACAACTTGGTTGAATGTGGAGTGAAAATCATCGCAGAAGGCGCAAACATGCCATGTACTCTTGAAGCTGTCAATGTTTTTGAAAAAGCCAATGTGTGGTATTGTCCTGGGAAAGCAGCTAATGCCGGCGGTGTCGCTGTCTCAGCATTAGAAATGAGTCAAAATGCTCAACGATTGTCTTGGGAAAGTGAACAAGTGGATCGCCAATTAGATGAAATCATGAAAAATATTTATCAAACGTGTCGCCAAACGGCAGCAGCTTATGGCAATGAAAAAAATCTATTGCTAGGAGCAAATGTTGCAGGTTTTGAAAAAGTAGCGAAAGTGATGTATGCGCAAGGATTAGTTTAG
- a CDS encoding SIR2 family protein, with amino-acid sequence MNDFLKPLLAKADSMPFLFLGSGFSRRYLSTPTWMDLLKYISFITFNNDKGFHKLRRKADKKYDLNTEYNNYMTYLCDLISDELDEIWFDDPRFEESRAKNSLLMEKGVAPIKIEIASYLNSFKEINQELKPELDELKNISPNAIAGIITTNYDKLQEKIFDYEVYSSQEELLFHTKYDLGEIYKIHGCVDNPESILINTKDYALIEQKHKYIAAKLLTIFVEHPIFFIGYSIGDEDIRKILNDIQLSLTSEQLQEIEDRLFYVVWDESETNFSSSTYTISFENGRSITIKQISLNDYSLLYKCLNNNKAKYPIKLLRHVKQDMYKLVLTNDPTDRLFVNLPETDLTPDDKQKIEYVTGFGVIELAKLGYLTPKTEEIYSDIVFDDKNYNPDSLLQKTIIELRKMYGTLPVFKYLSSASDAIKQMYSELDWIPQDFSSFKTNSIKKRTKSFDSVSSITTTNITFLKKLHHLETLDENEINIKDLEYFLKKVLIEKKGIIDSKNNNFNATERASVRRLIRELDYLKYK; translated from the coding sequence ATGAATGATTTTTTAAAACCATTATTAGCTAAAGCAGATTCAATGCCCTTTCTATTTTTGGGTTCAGGGTTTTCACGTAGATATCTAAGTACTCCAACTTGGATGGATTTACTAAAATATATTTCATTTATTACTTTCAATAATGATAAAGGGTTTCACAAACTAAGAAGAAAAGCTGATAAAAAATATGATTTAAATACTGAGTACAATAACTATATGACCTATTTGTGTGATTTAATTTCAGATGAACTAGATGAAATATGGTTTGATGATCCACGCTTTGAGGAAAGTAGAGCAAAAAACTCTTTATTAATGGAAAAAGGTGTAGCCCCTATTAAAATTGAGATTGCTAGTTATTTGAACTCATTTAAAGAAATAAATCAAGAATTAAAACCTGAGCTTGATGAATTAAAAAATATTTCTCCGAATGCAATTGCTGGAATAATAACAACTAATTACGACAAATTACAAGAGAAAATTTTTGACTACGAGGTTTATTCATCACAAGAAGAGCTTCTATTTCATACTAAATATGATTTAGGAGAAATATATAAAATTCACGGCTGCGTTGATAATCCCGAATCTATACTAATTAATACAAAAGATTATGCCTTGATAGAACAAAAACACAAATATATTGCGGCAAAGTTACTTACTATTTTTGTTGAACACCCAATTTTTTTTATAGGTTATTCAATAGGTGATGAAGATATAAGGAAAATATTAAATGATATTCAGCTTTCACTAACTTCCGAACAGCTACAAGAAATAGAGGACAGACTGTTTTATGTTGTCTGGGATGAAAGTGAAACTAATTTTTCATCTTCAACTTACACTATTTCTTTTGAGAACGGTCGCTCAATCACTATCAAACAGATTTCTTTAAATGATTATTCCTTACTATACAAATGCTTGAATAATAACAAAGCTAAATATCCGATTAAACTATTAAGACATGTTAAACAAGATATGTATAAACTTGTTTTGACGAACGATCCTACAGATAGACTATTCGTTAATCTTCCAGAAACAGATTTGACTCCTGACGACAAGCAAAAAATAGAGTATGTTACAGGTTTTGGTGTAATCGAACTTGCTAAATTAGGATACTTAACTCCAAAGACAGAAGAAATATATAGTGACATAGTTTTTGATGATAAAAATTATAATCCGGATTCTTTGCTACAAAAAACCATTATCGAACTCAGAAAAATGTACGGTACCTTGCCTGTTTTTAAATATCTTTCGTCTGCATCAGATGCAATAAAGCAGATGTATTCGGAGCTAGATTGGATACCTCAAGATTTTTCTTCATTTAAAACTAATTCAATCAAAAAGAGAACGAAAAGTTTTGATTCAGTTTCATCTATAACCACTACTAATATTACATTTCTAAAAAAACTACACCATCTTGAAACCTTAGATGAAAATGAAATAAATATTAAAGATTTAGAATATTTTCTAAAGAAAGTCTTGATTGAAAAAAAGGGAATAATTGATTCAAAAAATAATAATTTTAATGCCACCGAACGCGCGTCAGTTCGAAGACTAATCAGAGAATTAGACTATTTAAAATATAAATAA
- a CDS encoding glucose-6-phosphate isomerase: MAHIHFDYSKVAPFVNEHELGYMQSQVSMADKVLREGTGAGSDFRGWIDLPTNYDKEEFARIKEAAKKIQSDSEVLVVIGIGGSYLGARAAIDFLNHTFFNLLDGEQRKAPQIFFAGNSISSTYIADLIEVIGDRDFSVNVISKSGTTTEPAIAFRVFKELLVKKYGQEEANKRIYATTDKAKGAVKVEADAEGWETFVIPDDIGGRFSVLTAVGLLPIAVSGADIDALMQGAADASKAYSSDKLEENEAYQYAAMRNILYRKGKVTELLINYEPGMQYFSEWWKQLYGESEGKDQKGIYPSSANFSTDLHSLGQYIQEGRRNIFETIVKVEKPRKSITIPEQAEDLDGLGYLEGKEVDFVNTKAFEGTLLAHTDGDVPNLLVKIPEMDAYTLGYTMYFFEIAVGISGYLNGINPFDQPGVEAYKKNMFALLGKPGFEDLAKELNERL; this comes from the coding sequence ATGGCACATATTCATTTTGATTATTCAAAAGTAGCACCATTTGTTAATGAACATGAGTTAGGTTACATGCAAAGCCAAGTATCAATGGCAGATAAAGTATTACGTGAAGGTACAGGCGCAGGAAGTGATTTCCGTGGTTGGATCGATCTACCTACTAATTACGACAAAGAAGAATTTGCTCGTATCAAAGAAGCAGCGAAAAAAATCCAATCTGATTCTGAAGTTTTAGTAGTTATCGGAATCGGTGGTTCTTACCTAGGCGCTCGTGCAGCAATCGATTTCTTAAACCACACTTTCTTCAATTTATTAGATGGTGAACAACGTAAAGCACCACAAATTTTCTTTGCAGGAAACTCAATCAGCTCAACTTATATCGCTGATTTGATTGAAGTAATCGGAGATCGTGACTTCTCAGTAAACGTGATTTCAAAATCAGGTACAACGACTGAACCAGCTATTGCATTCCGTGTCTTCAAAGAATTACTTGTTAAAAAATATGGTCAAGAAGAAGCGAATAAACGTATTTATGCAACAACTGATAAAGCAAAAGGTGCAGTTAAAGTAGAAGCCGACGCAGAAGGTTGGGAAACATTCGTGATTCCTGATGACATCGGTGGACGTTTCTCTGTTTTAACAGCAGTAGGATTACTACCAATCGCTGTTAGTGGAGCAGATATCGATGCGTTGATGCAAGGAGCTGCAGATGCAAGCAAAGCTTATTCAAGTGATAAACTAGAAGAAAACGAAGCTTATCAATATGCAGCAATGCGTAACATCCTTTACCGTAAAGGGAAAGTAACTGAATTATTGATCAACTATGAACCAGGAATGCAATATTTCTCTGAATGGTGGAAACAATTATACGGTGAATCAGAAGGTAAAGACCAAAAAGGAATCTACCCTTCAAGTGCGAACTTCTCAACTGACTTACATTCACTAGGTCAATATATTCAAGAAGGACGCCGTAACATCTTTGAAACGATCGTTAAAGTTGAAAAACCACGTAAATCAATTACAATTCCAGAACAAGCTGAAGACCTAGATGGTTTAGGTTACTTGGAAGGAAAAGAAGTAGATTTCGTCAATACAAAAGCTTTTGAAGGAACTTTATTGGCTCATACAGATGGCGACGTACCAAACTTATTAGTTAAAATTCCAGAAATGGATGCTTACACATTAGGTTATACAATGTACTTCTTTGAAATTGCTGTAGGTATTTCAGGTTACTTAAATGGAATTAACCCATTTGACCAACCTGGTGTTGAAGCATATAAGAAAAACATGTTCGCACTTCTAGGCAAACCAGGCTTTGAAGACCTTGCCAAAGAATTGAACGAACGTTTGTAA
- a CDS encoding YxeA family protein, translating to MKKILSYSIVAILLLGGSWVWYDQTFATTEYYTKIVSKGERVSIGKGNERKQYRYKYNLPSYTEDNKEKDIAFDSFKDKPLKENAYLVLHVNKSKGVVGWEEVNTKDIPSSVLNKLDSN from the coding sequence ATGAAAAAAATACTGTCTTATAGCATAGTAGCTATTTTACTGTTAGGTGGAAGTTGGGTTTGGTACGACCAGACTTTTGCAACAACAGAGTATTACACTAAAATAGTTTCAAAAGGCGAACGTGTCTCCATTGGTAAAGGTAATGAAAGAAAACAATATCGGTATAAATACAACTTGCCAAGCTATACAGAAGATAATAAAGAAAAAGATATAGCTTTTGATTCTTTCAAAGATAAGCCATTGAAAGAGAATGCCTATCTTGTGTTACATGTAAATAAAAGTAAAGGAGTAGTAGGATGGGAGGAAGTCAATACTAAAGATATACCTTCTTCTGTATTGAACAAACTTGATAGTAACTAA
- a CDS encoding ArpU family transcriptional regulator, protein MVLFDVKKYETPEAKDVDMERTKHNVGVFLSAYLSARCRVGQPREPKVTASYSLIPPSTADHIFEAERMLIDKEEAQEEFEYLHKLFVRGYSAIQHPHKPDVTERRKKIFYDRYINGLPIYVTAQRNNTSEESVKLESNRIIIQFASSLELVTFK, encoded by the coding sequence ATGGTACTTTTCGATGTAAAGAAGTATGAGACACCAGAGGCAAAAGATGTGGATATGGAACGCACGAAACACAATGTTGGTGTTTTCCTTTCAGCATATCTATCGGCTAGATGTAGAGTGGGACAGCCTCGTGAGCCAAAAGTTACAGCATCTTATTCTTTGATTCCACCCTCTACAGCTGATCATATATTTGAAGCAGAAAGAATGCTGATCGATAAAGAAGAAGCACAAGAAGAATTTGAGTATTTGCATAAATTGTTTGTTCGAGGCTATTCAGCGATACAGCATCCACATAAGCCTGACGTGACCGAAAGGCGGAAGAAGATATTCTATGATCGTTATATCAATGGTCTGCCCATTTATGTAACTGCTCAAAGAAATAATACTAGCGAAGAATCTGTCAAACTAGAATCAAACAGAATTATCATCCAATTTGCTTCATCGTTAGAACTGGTTACTTTTAAGTAG
- a CDS encoding helix-turn-helix transcriptional regulator produces MSKDLVNRIIDLREKRDWTQAELGRKIGLEKSAMNKIENGTRKVSTEELQKLAEVFNVTTDYLLGRNQTPEWADENDLVELDKMLDSNVNMAYGGETLTDEEKQRVKDVLTGLFWEFRKEDKSKEK; encoded by the coding sequence ATGTCAAAAGATCTAGTGAATAGAATAATAGATTTAAGAGAAAAACGTGACTGGACCCAAGCAGAGTTAGGCAGGAAAATTGGATTAGAAAAATCAGCAATGAATAAAATTGAAAATGGCACTAGAAAGGTTTCTACAGAAGAACTCCAGAAATTAGCAGAAGTTTTTAATGTTACTACTGATTACTTACTTGGAAGAAATCAAACTCCTGAATGGGCTGATGAAAATGATTTAGTTGAATTAGATAAAATGCTCGATTCCAATGTTAATATGGCTTATGGTGGCGAAACATTAACTGATGAAGAGAAACAACGGGTAAAAGATGTTTTAACTGGTCTATTTTGGGAATTTAGAAAAGAAGACAAAAGTAAAGAGAAGTGA
- the ybaK gene encoding Cys-tRNA(Pro) deacylase: MKTNAIRLVEQKKIKYTEHEYAWDEAHLSASSVAEQLSESEHRIYKTLVAVGNKTGTIVAVIPGNRELDLKKLARVSGNKKVEMLHLKDLEATTGYIRGGCSPIGMKKLFPTYLEQTAQSQETIIVSAGKRGHQMELAPQAICDLTKGTFADLVL, translated from the coding sequence GTGAAAACAAATGCGATCCGCTTAGTAGAACAAAAGAAAATCAAGTATACTGAACATGAGTATGCTTGGGATGAAGCACATTTAAGTGCATCTTCTGTCGCTGAGCAACTTTCTGAAAGTGAACACCGCATTTATAAAACACTCGTAGCGGTTGGAAACAAAACAGGAACGATCGTAGCGGTCATTCCTGGTAATCGAGAGTTAGATCTAAAAAAATTAGCAAGAGTATCTGGAAACAAAAAAGTAGAAATGTTACATCTGAAAGACTTAGAAGCTACCACTGGTTATATTCGTGGTGGTTGCTCGCCAATTGGGATGAAGAAATTATTTCCTACTTATTTAGAACAAACAGCACAATCACAAGAAACGATCATTGTATCAGCAGGAAAAAGAGGACACCAAATGGAGCTAGCACCTCAAGCCATTTGTGATTTAACTAAAGGGACTTTTGCTGATCTTGTACTGTGA
- a CDS encoding DUF3955 domain-containing protein: MKRYGISILFFIVSVILFMTSAIVGSHLDANGMLIEPAFFCVPLGYLSFTLSIFTAIYSFARNKFYKK; encoded by the coding sequence ATGAAAAGATATGGCATTTCTATTTTATTTTTTATTGTAAGCGTGATTTTATTTATGACTTCTGCAATTGTCGGTTCACATCTTGATGCAAACGGTATGTTGATTGAGCCTGCATTCTTTTGTGTTCCTTTAGGTTATTTATCATTTACGCTCTCCATTTTTACCGCAATATATAGTTTCGCCAGAAATAAGTTCTACAAAAAATAA